The genomic stretch AGCTCGGATCGAGCACCGAGTCTACCTCGGGAATTCCCAGCACGAGCCGGACTTGACCGGCCGGAGTACGGCGAGCGGATAAAGCTCTCTTCCCCCTACGCTCAAAAGCGCTGGCCTGGCGCGGCCTTCTGCGCACTGGTTGCACGGTGGTTGCCGTGACGGTCCCCACCGCCCCGAGCCCTGCCGCCCGGCGCATTGCGCGTCATCGGGCGATACGTCACGCGACGGGTTCCGGCCGAGGTCGCCCGCCGCCCGACGAGATCGCCGCGCGCTGGCACCTCCGCCGGCGGCGCGTGTACGCCTTGATCCGTGCCGGTGCGTTGCCGGTGGTTCAGGTCGGTCGCAGCCTGCGGGTGCCGCAGCG from Deltaproteobacteria bacterium encodes the following:
- a CDS encoding helix-turn-helix domain-containing protein, with amino-acid sequence MRHATGSGRGRPPPDEIAARWHLRRRRVYALIRAGALPVVQVGRSLRVPQRALEVLHRRWWLAAAAALGGRPVTGPGARGGLR